atagtggctcaacctcagctcactgcaacctccgcctcccaggttcaagcaattctcctgcctcagcctcccaagtagttgggattacaagcacccaccaccatgcccagctaactttttgcatttttaatagagatggggtttcaccaagttcgccaggttggtcttgaactcctgacctcaggtgatctgcccacctcggcctcccaaagtgctgggattacaggtgtaagccaccgcgcccggccatcgtAATGTTCGAATTTGCTTTTTTACATCTTCCATCCTTTTGGAGTGTCTTGTTCCCTTGTCATAGTTCAGCACTGTGACCACCTTGGGGTTAGACACTATGGTTTTACATCCCGTACTTGATATTCTCGAGTCCAAGTCTCCTGATGCTCTTCTCTGCTGTcgtgtgcatttttaaaaacaggaagcaAACGTTCATTGGCACCTGATCTCTAAGGCCCAGGTGCCAGGGATGCTCCAGGGTGAGCTGCCTGATTGTGCAGGCCAGCTGAGGCCCCCTTGGGAGGGACCTGCCGAAGAGAGGCGGCAGCGTGGGGCCGGGACAGTGACCTCTCCTCCACCTGGAGCCATGGCCGGGGAGCTGCCCCCTCCCAGCAACTTCCTGCCCTTGCTGCCTCCAGTCTGTctcctgcccccaacccccacccctcacccctcaccctctGCATATCGTTCTGGAGGACAGAAGTCTGTCTGGGGCTGCATGAGGACCACTGTCCTCCACATCCCGATGTTGAAGGACGACACTGTTCCCAGCTTTCTGGGTGGTGCCGTCAGAAGGCAGCAGCCCTGACAAGGGGGTTCCCACAGCCTCCCTGTGGAGGGAGTTGGCCTCCTGAGACCCCCGTGTGCATCTGAGAACCATGGAGGCAAGCCCTCCGCAGATCTTCAGCCAGGGTGTTGTGTGGGTGGCTCCGAGGGCTGGAAGCTGGGAGGGAACAGACCTCGCTGCCCCACAGCAGGCTGGTCCTGCCCAGCAAACACAGGAGAGCCTCGGCCAGAGAGGGCTGCAGCCCAGGGCCCCCAGCAGCACTCTGGGCCAGCAGGGTTGGGCTCCCATTAGCACAGAGCAGAAGGGTACCAGTTTCTGTGGAATTTCAGATGAACGGCACGTAACAGTCAGTGTGCCAAATACACATAAATACGGCGTTCTGAAATTTAGCACACTGGGAAGTCCACATGGTTCATCTGAAAATGTGCCAGATCCAGGCAGCCCTGACAGGCGCTCAGCCACCCTGCTGGGGCCTGTGTGGCCACGGCGAGGCCGGCACAAATGCATCTATTCACTGTTCTCAGCGAAGACAACGTCCCGGACCCCAAGGATGTGAAGGAGAGGTTCGGCAGCAGCCTCGTGGCCGCCCTGAGTGCGGCCGGGCCGCGCTTCCTGGCGTACTTCGGCTCCTTCGCCACGGTGGGACTGCTGTGGTTCGCCCACCACTCACTCTTCCTGCATGTGCGCAAGGCCACGCGGGCCATGGGGCTGCTGAACACGCTCTCGCTGGCCTTCGTGGGCGGCCTCCCACTAGCCTACCAGCAGACCTCGGCCTTCGCCCGGCAGCCCCGCGATGAGCTGGAGCGCGTGCGTGTCAGCTGCACCATCATCTTCCTGGCCAGCATCTTCCAGCTGGCCATGTGGACCACGGCGCTGCTGCACCAGGCGGAGACGCTGCAGCCCTCGGTGTGGTTTGGCGGCCGGGAGCACGTGCTCATGTTCGCCAAGCTGGCGCTGTACCCCTGTGCCAGCCTGCTGGCCTTCGCCTCCACCTGCCTGCTGAGCAGGTTCAGTGTGGGCATCTTCCACCTCATGCAGATCGCCGTGCCCTGCGCCTTCCTGTTGCTGCGCCTGCTCGTGGGCCTGGCCCTGGCCACCCTGCAGGTCCTGCGGGGACTCGCCCGGCCCGGACACCCCCCGCCAGCCCCCACGGGCCAGGACGACCCACAGTCCCAgctcctccctgccccctgctAGCAGCCACAGAGCCCACTCCCAGCCGTCCTCACCAGAGATGGACCAGGGAGGACAGGACGCTGGGCAGGGGAAGCCAAGTCACGGGCAGGCCACAGTGGTTCTTGCGTGGCctggttttattttcattgtgaaaTATCATGCTCTTGTTTCAGTCCTCAAATTGTTCTCCACTTTTTGCGGAGAGAGGAGTTATACAGGAACTGGAAATGTGCTTTATGGCATTTGCCTATCCATCCTCTCTAACCTGAAGACACGTTGCCAAGCCCACCCACCCGAGGGGCTGCCCACTCCCAGCCCCTTTGAGGCCTATACAGAGCTGGTGGGGTCGGGGGTGCCAAGCcaggccctcccctcccctcggtTGTTGacacaaagatgaggaagagaTGGTAGGATAGTGACGCCCAGACTGTATTTGTCCTGGATATAAATTACTGTTGCATTCAGGCAGCGATAAATAGAGGGGCCCGGTGTGCAGGGCACAGACCCCACCTGGGTACAGACTCACATACAGGACAAGCCCCTCACCACAGTTACACATGATTCATACAGACCACAGTCCACACCAGGGCTCGCGACGCAAAAGTAATCACGAAGGACTGGTGTTGAAGATGACAATGACGTAAACAAGAGTGCACGCTGGAGGCCACAAGCAGCCTTACAATGCGTGTGTCTGTGCAGTTTTGGCAGAAGCGGGGGGTCGGGAGATTAGTGGCATCAAGGGCcccccaggaggctgcagcaggctgGGCCAGGCCACACACTCCTGAGGCCAAACCAGAGCCACTTCTGAGGTCAAAGCCACACCCAGGAAAGCTCCGCAGAATCGGAGGCCCAGGCCAGCTGTGCCCCACGAGGGAAGGGGGAGATCCGCACTATGGGACCGTTTCTCGTGGGGGGAGTCGGGGCTTCCCACAGAGTGGGCTCCATTTTTGGTCAGACTCCTCCCGGGGCCAGTGCGCCATCTGAATCCTGGGGCACGTGGAGGCAGCTTTGTCTTTGGCTgggtgcaccccagcctggcccagATGCAGGACCCTCCACCAAGCTGTCTGGGGGCATGGGAGCAGGGGCGCTGCAGGAGCTGGGTCTCCACACGCTGACGAGGGATGGGACTGAGCAGATGTCGGCTCACACAGGCACTGGGAACTGCACATCAACAGCGGGCAAGCAGCGTGGAAAGTGCTAGCGTGGGGTCTGGGGCTGAAAGCCAGCTCCTCCTCCACATGCATGGGGCTGTTTACACCTCCCAAACTCCTCTGCACCGCCATGCCCTGCTTTTGGTCCCTTCTGGGTGCTAAATGCACCACCCTGAGGGCCGAGGGGCAGACACTCGGGCCCGGCCCACACTCTGGTGCTGCCAGGGCAGCACCTGAGACCTCCTAGCCTCCACGTGGACAGAGGTTCTCCTCCCCCAGCAGAGGCACTAGGAAAGGGCCACCAGGTCCAGCTGGGCACTGCCTGCCCCTGGAGCTGTACCTGAGGTCCAAGCTGCCATCTGTATATAACAAGGCCAGAAAACAAGGGAAGGCACCTTCTCCCTTCTCCGAACACAAAGAAGTCACCAGTCACCACCACCCGGCAGCCTCACACGCTGCCCACATCTGCTGCCCGGGgaggggaggtgaggcaggagggacTGGCAGCCTGTGTCTGCTGGGGCAGGGACACACCAGGGAGCCTGCTGCTCTGAAGGACTGGCCAGGGGTACGGCCCGAGGGGCACAAAGTGAGGTCAGACCCACCTGGATGGCCTGCATCCAGCACTGTCCAGCTCAAGGGGCTCAGTGGGGAGAGGGATGGGTGCCCACCCCTGAGGAGAGGACCAGGCCCCCACAGGGCAGAGGGCTCGCCATCCAGAGCCCTGCGCCCACCCAGGACACGGGGAAACACTGCCACCCGCACGCCAGTCTCCAGTGGGATGAGGGCTGTGACACCAACGTGTGTCACCAATGGGATGAGGGCTGGTCCCGCTCCGTCACTGGGAAGATGCTGCGGTCAGGGCTGTAGCCAGGTCCGACCACAGGGCCGGCCACCGTGTGGACGTGGAGCTGCCTCCAGACCACCTGAAAACAAGGCTGGCGGGGGCAGAGACGGCTCGAGCCCTTGGGCTGCCCCAGCCACCCCTACCTAGGATCGCCCTCAGGGGCAGGCGCAGCATCCGCCCGGGCATCCCTGGTGGTCCCGGCCCTCCTCGGCTTCTGCTTGGCCTTCCTCAGCATGTGCACCTGTCCCAGGGCAGGGGACAAAGGACCAGGGTGACATGGCCGATGAAAGAACGGTACACGGGCAGCCCCCAGTCCTGGGGCCCCAGGCAGCTGATGCCATCTCAGCCCCATTTCATGGAAGGGGAGGGACCTGTCTGGCTGCTCCCTGTGCCACCTGTGGCCCGCCTGGCCGCTGGCACAGCCCTCCTCTGAAGCAGGCACCCTCCCGGAGTCAGTGCTCCCTGGCCgcagccagccatgccagcaccACCTGGGTACCACTGGCCACTCCCATGGCCGGCCCAGCCCGGCCCACCTCCCCTGGCTCTCCAGCCTCACCCCACGTACCTTAGGGCCAGCAGCTGAGATGATCATGTGCCCCGGGGCCTGGACCCAGGGCTCCCCGTCCACCTGCACCGGGGTGGCCTTGAGGAGCGTGACTCGGAAGTAGGAACCCTGGGCAATCCGGATTCCAGAGCGCAGCCCACCCTGGACCTGGCCCTGGGGCGGGAGAGGCCAGCCGGGCTCAGCGGGGACCAGGGACGCCCACCCTGGACCTGGCCCTGGGGCGGGAGAGGCCAGCCGGGCTCAGCGGGGACCAGGGACGCCCACCCTGGACCTGGCCCTGGCGCGGGAGAGGCCAGCCAGGCTCAGCGGGGACCAGGGACACCACCCTGGGCTCGCCCGCCCACTCGGCCGGCGGCTCACCATGTGCACGACGCCCGTCACGCCCACCACCTCCAGCAGCCCGTCGTCCATGCGCGGCTTCTCAAACCTGGCGTCGCTGTCGGAGCCCCACAGGTCGGCCCCCGAGCCCCAGCTGCCGCATAAGAGAGCGGGCACAGAGGTGTAGGTGCAGGCAGGACGAGGGCTGAGCCTGCCCGTGGCCCCGCCGGGCAGAGCCTCTGGGAAGCCCCGCCCGTGAGCACCTGGGGATGTTGATGAAGATGAGGCCTTCAATGCTGGGCAGCTCCACCTCTTGCCGCTCCACCTGCAGCCGGATCTGCTTGTGCAGGCTCCGAGAGTGACTGATCTTCTGCAGCCCCACCCGTACGTACACACCCTTGTTGTGCAGCCTGCAGGGCGGGGCAGGTCGCCCATCACCAGGGGAAGCCCTACCCCGCCTTAGGCAGCCTCCGGGTTCCGGCCCCTCTGCCTATTCCTGCTGGGGGACCTGAGGGAGGTATGCCGTCACCAGGTGGCAGCCCCTGCGGCTCCGGTACCTGCTTGTGAACTTGCCAGGCTCCTCTTCCCGTGCCTGGTGGAAGTCCAGGCTCAGCTCCGCGTCGATGCCAATGCCACAGTAATTACTCATCTGCACGATCTAGGGACAGGGCGTTCATCTCCCAGGACCCGGCCGCCCTCACCAGGCCCCCTGAGCTCCCCAATGGCAGGTCTAGTTCCTTGCCTCCTGCCAGCAGGCAGAGACAAGAGCAAGGACCACCCTGGCACCAAGCCCAGCACCCAGGAGAGGGCAGCATGGGCAGGTCCTGGCCAGGCTCTGTCGCCAGCTGGCTCGGCACAATCCCCAGCAGTGGCCACTTTCTGTGTCTCCCTCAACTGCCCGCTTTGCAGAGGGGATGATGCGGGCGCGTACACCCGAGTGTGGCTGGGAAGAGGACGCCCATTGTGACGCGTGTAGCGAGGTCATATGCAGGAGCCTGAAAGGCACCCCACGCCGGGCTGCCCTGTACCTTGGGGGGCTCTGCGTCTGCTGTGCCGTTCTCTGCACTGCCAGCCTCGTGGGCATCCAGCAGGATGGTCCAGCGGTCCATGAGCACGGCGTCGGCCTCGTCCACAGACAGCAGTACGGAGAACGGGTCCTCGCCGCTGTAGCCCGCCCCCCAGCGGAGGACTCGACCAAGGTCATTCCCTGGGACACAAGCAAACACAGAGCATCTGTCCACACCCACCCGCCCATCAGCTGGGTGCAGACCCCACCACGAGGACAGCCAGCCCAGGCCTCGGCAAAAGCTGCACGGGAAGGGGTAGACCCTGAGGCCCCCTCCTCGGCTGCACGGCTGACCCCACCTGTGCCCAGGGGCAGGATGGCCACAGAAGGCTCCGGGCAGGCCAGTCGGTACCGTGTCTCCTCCAGGGCGCCAAGCACCCAGCCCACAGTGCCATCGCCACCACACACCAGCACCCGGAAGCAGGGCACCTGGGAGAACAGGTGGAGCCTAGCGGGAGACAGGAAGTGTCCTCTACCAGCTGCGGGCGCAGCCCATCCCCCACCCAGGCTGCCTCTTCCTTTTCAAGTGCCCGTCCTGGCCGTGTGGAGGACTTCAAGGTCCCAGCACGGGATCCCCGTGGAGCTCCTGCCGGCCGAGACAGCTGTGGCAGCCTCCTGGGGCCCTTCCCgcccctgctgctgccctggaCCAGGGGTCCCGCTGGACTCACCCAGGAAGAGGACCCCCGTTGGTCAGGTCGAAGACCTGATGAGGGTTCAGTAGCTTCCGGAAGCTGCAGAGCAGGTCTCGGCCCTTGAGGCCTCCACTCTTGGGGTTCACGAACACAAGGAGGGGACAGCTATCTGGGGGCAGCTTCGCGTGCTGACAGACAGGGGGCTGGGTTAGGATGGGGACCCAAGGTGGGGTGTCCCCACTGCTGGGGTTGCCAGGCAGTGCCCAGCCCCCAACCCTGAGCCCACCTGGCCTGGACCAGCCCCCTCCCCAGGAAGGCGTGGCCAGCACCCTCACATCTGAGGCCTCACACATGAGCTGCATGGTCACCCCATCTCGCTGCTGGACAGCAGGGCGGCACTGAGGACAGCCGGCTGGCTGCCTGGCACTCCCAGCACAAAGGGCTCAGACCTGCCCACTGAGCTGCGTGTGAATAGACCACACCCGCCTGGGCCATGCAGCGCGAGTCCAGGCTGGAAATCCACGTGGGACTCTGCGTGGCACTCCTTGCCAGCGAGACCAAGGCCTGTCCCCTGGGGGGCCTCTGGTGCACACCTTTGGAGGATGGCGGCTCCCAGGCCACCGCCCACCTACACAGCAGCCGAGAAAAGCTCTTAACTCACAGGGTGGCACGCGGCGTCCCTCAACCACAGGACAGAGTCCATCTCCCCACACACAACCCCAAGAAACAGTACCCAGGGATCTAGACACAGCGGGCTCAGGGCTGGGATCCCTACGACAGGAGGCTGGGACCCCTATGACAGGAGGCTGGGGACCCTACGACAGGAGGCTGGGGACCTACGACAGGAGGCTGGGGCCCCTACGACAGGAGGCTGGGGACCTACGACAGGAGGCTGGGACCCCTACGACAGGAGGCTGGGGACCTACGACAGGAGGCTGGGACCCCTACGACAGGAGGCTGGGGACCTACAACAGGAGGCTGGGGACCCTACGACAGGAGGCTGGGACCCTATGACAGGAGGCTGGGGACCTACGACAGGAGGCTGGGGCCCCTAGGACAGGAGGCTGGGGACCTACGACAGGAGGCTGGGGACCTACGACAGGAGGCTGGGGCCCCTACGACACGAGGCTGGGGACCTACGGCAGGAGGCTGGGGACCTACGACAGGAGGCTGGGGACCCTACGACAGGAGGCTGGGGCCCCTAGGACAGGAGGCTGGGGACCTACGACAGGAGGCTGGGGCCCCTACGACAGGAGGCTGGGGCCCCCACAGCGGGGAAGGCTGGGCAACAGGAGacacacaggctgggtgcagacACAGGGTGGGCAGCGGCACAGGGGCCGGCCGTGGCTGGGGGCAAGGACACACTCGGGGCTTCGTGACCCACTTGGCAGGCAGAGCCGCCTGCGGTCACCACTTACCACTCACCCCAGGGCAGGCAGCTGACGGGAGAGAGAAAGCGCGTGTCGGCCCCACACCTGGCTCTGCCCACAGAGCgagtggggctggggtgggggctgcatcCTCGGGACAGTGGGGATGGCCACCCTGTCCTGAGCCAGGCAAGGCCGGGTGTAGGGGCACAGGAGGGAGGCATAGCAGGGAGCCACAGGCATCACCCGTCCCAGCCACAGACAACTCATTCTGCTCGAGTTCTTCTTCGCCTGGACTGGGGTCAGGGTCAAGGGTCAAGGTTCAGGGGCAGAGCAGCCATGGACACCTGGGGGGTCCTCATAGGACCCTTTGGCGGCTAGATGGGCTGAGGACGAGAGGCCAATGTGAAGGCACGGTGTGCAGCGTGGAGTCCCAGGCTCCAGCCCCTCCATGGACCAGACCCCCGTTTCCCCGGCCCTGCCCTGTCTCCACGGGCCAGACCCCCGCGTCCCCCGGCCCTGCCCTGTCTCTATGGACCAGACCCCCGCTTCCCCCGGCCCTGCCCTGTCTCCACGGACCAGACCCCCGTTTCCCCCGGCCCTGCCCTGTCTCCACGGACCAGACCCCCGTTTCCCCCGGCCCTGCCCTGTCTCCACGGACCAGACCCCCGTTTCCCCCGGCCCTGCCCTGTCTCCACGGACCAGACCCCCGTTTCCCCCGGCCCTGCCCTGTCTCCACGGGCCAGACCCCCGTTTCCCCCGGCCCTGCCCTGTCTCCACGGGCCAGACCCCCTTTCCCCCGGCCCTGCCCTGTCTCCACGGGCCAGACCCCCGTTTCCCCCGGCCCTGCCCTGTCTCCACGGGCCAGACCCCCGTTTCCCCCGGCCCTGCCCTGTCTCCACGGGCCAGACCCCCGTTTCCCCCGGCCCTGCCCTGTCTCCACGGGCCAGACCCCCGTTTCCCCCGGCCCTGCCCTGTCTCCGTGGGCCAGACCCCCGTTTCCCCCGGCCCTGCCCTGTCTCCGTGGACCAGACCCCCGTTTCCCCGACCCTGCCCTGTCTCCGTGGACCAGACCCCCGTTTCCCCGGCCCTGCCCTGTCTCCGTGGACCAGACCCCCGCTTCCCCCGGCCCTGCCCTGTCTCCGTGGACCAGACCCCCGTTTCCCCCGGCCCTGCCCTGTCTCCGTGGACCAGACCCCCGTTTCCCCCGGCCCTGCCCTGTCTCCGTGGTTCAGACCCCCGTTTCCCCCGGCCCTGCCCTGTCTCCATGGGTCAGACCCCCGTTTCCCCCGACCCTGCCCTGTCTCCATGGGTCAGACCCCCGCTTCCCCCGGCCCTGCCCTGTCTCCATGGACCAGACCCCCGTTTCCCCCGGCCCTGCCCTGTCTCCATCGGTCAGACCCCACTTTCCCTCGGCCCTGCCCTATTGCCAGGTGCCCCCTCTTCTGAGCACTGTGGGTCTTAAGGGCAGCGTCCAAAGTTTGGGAGCTGCACTGACTGGCCTGGGGAGCTCCAGGCAGAGAGCAGAGGCCCTAAGGCCTCCCGGGCAGGGGGAGTGAGGCTGAGGCTGTACCGGGAGGGCCATGCCTGGGATCCTGACAGCTGGTCACAAACACGCTCTGGCCCTTGGCGAGGCAGCCGCAGCGGGACCCGGCACATCCAGGAGCTGCGTCCTGTGGGCCTCCCTACTGGGTGGAGGCCTCAGGTGCAGCGTGGAAGCTGGGCCTGACCCCACGGTGCCCCACGGAGCTGGTATCACCCACTGGGCAGCCTCGGATGAGCGCTGACCCTCTGACCTCAGGCCCCTTGCTGTAAAATGGGCAACAGAGTCCTTCCTGCTGTTGTGAGGCACAAACAAGGTGGCACCTACAAGCCCCCAGTGAATTCGAGGAAGTGATGCCAGATGAAAACAGCGAGTCTGGCTgtggggcctttgcacctgcagaCCCCGACCTCCCTCTGGCCACCCCCTGGGGTGTGTGAAGAGCCGGCTTGACCGCACACTCACCAGGAGGTCGGGGAGCACCAGGGCAGTGAGCAGCCGGCCCCGCACAGCCATGTCCTTCAGCAGCATGTACAGCCGCTCGGCCTCCGCAAA
This genomic interval from Gorilla gorilla gorilla isolate KB3781 chromosome 3, NHGRI_mGorGor1-v2.1_pri, whole genome shotgun sequence contains the following:
- the TMEM175 gene encoding endosomal/lysosomal proton channel TMEM175 isoform X7; the protein is MMTITFLPYTFSLMVTFPDVPLGIFLFCVCVITIGVVQALIVGYAFHFPHLLSPQIQRSAHRALYRRHVLGIVLQGPALCFAAAIFSLFFVPLSYLLMVTVILLPYVSKVTGWCRDRLLGRREPAAHPVEVFSFDLHEPLSKERVEAFSDGVYAIVATLLILDICEDNVPDPKDVKERFGSSLVAALSAAGPRFLAYFGSFATVGLLWFAHHSLFLHVRKATRAMGLLNTLSLAFVGGLPLAYQQTSAFARQPRDELERVRVSCTIIFLASIFQLAMWTTALLHQAETLQPSVWFGGREHVLMFAKLALYPCASLLAFASTCLLSRFSVGIFHLMQIAVPCAFLLLRLLVGLALATLQVLRGLARPGHPPPAPTGQDDPQSQLLPAPC
- the TMEM175 gene encoding endosomal/lysosomal proton channel TMEM175 isoform X6 gives rise to the protein MTFLIVTVAWAAHTRLFQVVGKTDDTLALLNLACMMTITFLPYTFSLMVTFPDVPLGIFLFCVCVITIGVVQALIVGYAFHFPHLLSPQIQRSAHRALYRRHVLGIVLQGPALCFAAAIFSLFFVPLSYLLMVTVILLPYVSKVTGWCRDRLLGRREPAAHPVEVFSFDLHEPLSKERVEAFSDGVYAIVATLLILDICEDNVPDPKDVKERFGSSLVAALSAAGPRFLAYFGSFATVGLLWFAHHSLFLHVRKATRAMGLLNTLSLAFVGGLPLAYQQTSAFARQPRDELERVRVSCTIIFLASIFQLAMWTTALLHQAETLQPSVWFGGREHVLMFAKLALYPCASLLAFASTCLLSRFSVGIFHLMQIAVPCAFLLLRLLVGLALATLQVLRGLARPGHPPPAPTGQDDPQSQLLPAPC